The following DNA comes from Blattabacterium cuenoti.
TTTCATATCTACAGGACCAGATATAACTAAAGGGGTACGTGCTTCATCTATTAAAACAGAATCTATCTCATCTATAATAGCATAATTTAATTCCCTTTGAACTAATTCTTCTTCAGAAGAAGCCATATTATCTCGCAAGTAATCAAATCCAAATTCATTATTTGTTCCATAAGTAATATCCGCTTGATAAGCTTTTTTACGCATTATAACATCTGAAGATGAATAATTATCAATACAATCCACTTGCAATTGATGAAATTCCATTAAAGGGGCCATCCAACTCATATCTCTTCTAGATAAATAATTGTTTACTGTTACAATATGAACTCCTCTTCCAGATAAAGCATTCAAATAAGCAGATAAAGTGGCCACAAATGTTTTTCCTTCTCCTGTAGCCATTTCTGCTATTTTTCCTTGATGTAATACTATCCCTCCCATTAATTGTACATCATAATGAACCATATCCCAAACTATCGATTTTCCATATGCATCCCATTGATTTTTCCAAATAGTTTTTTTATTTTCAGATAAAAAAACATAAGATTTCGTTTTTGACAATTTTTGATCAAAAATAGTAGATTTTACAACAAGTTTTTTCTTTTCTTTGAAACGTCTAGCCGTTTCCTTAATTATAACAAAAGCTTTAGGTAAAAGATGTATTAGTATTTTTTGTTCTGTTTTATAACATTGTTCTTCGATTTTTTCTATATTTGAGTATATATTCTCCAATATACTAATAGAACAAAATTTTTCTTTTATTTCTCTCAACAATGTTGTTTTTTCTTCATTAAATTCTTTAGTACTATCTTTTAGAACTTTTTTTAAATCCTTAGTTTGATTTCTTAACTCATCATCAGATAATAAAGATATTTTTTTTTCTTCTTTTTTAATTTGAATTAAAAAACTTTTAACCTCTTTGAGGTCTCTATCATTTTTATTAACCAATAATTTATTTAATATTTTTCTTATAAAACTCATTAAATTAAAAATACATACAAAAAATAAATAATTTAAAGTTCATATTCATCTCTATTCCAATAAAAATCCTCATCATCACGTGGATAATCAGCCCATATATCTTCTATAGATTCAAAAACCTCTCCTTCTCCATTTTCTAATTGTTGAAGATTTTCAACAACCTCTAAAGGAGCTCCGGTACGAATAGCGAAATCAATCAATTCCTCTTTTGTTGCTGGCCAAGGGGCATCTTCTAAATGAGAAGCTAATTCTAAAGTCCAATACATAACAACTTATTAATATTTTTTTCTGTTTTTTTATTCAAAAAAAATGATATTTTTATATATTTGATTTTCAAAAAATAAATGAACTTTTTCATTAAAAATTACAAGATAAAATTAGTGAATTTAAATTACAAATAAATTACATGAAAAAGTTTCCAAAAATTGTATTCATAGGTTCTTCTCTTTTTTCACTTTCTTCTTTAAAAGAACTGCATATTCAACAGTATAACATAGTAGGAATCGTGACAAACCCCGACAATCCCAAAGGAAAAAATTTTTCTCCTGTAAAGAGATATGCTTTAGAACAGAATATTCCTTTTTTACAACCCAAAAATCTTCTTGATCATTCCTTTTTCAAAAATTTAAAAATATGGAATCCTGATATACAAATTGTCGTTTCCTTTAGGATTTTACCTAAAAAAATATGGAGTTATCCAAAAATGGGATCTTTTAATTTACATCCATCTATTCTTCCACAATATCGAGGAGCAGCTCCTATTAATTGGGTAATTATAAACGGAGAAAATAAAACTGGATTGACTACTTTTTTTATAGAAGAAGAAATAGATGAAGGAAAAATTCTTTTACAAAAACAAATAACAATAGGAAAAGAAGAAACTGCAGGAGAATTAGAGAATAAACTAAAGAAAATTAGTGGATCCATAGTGATAAAAACTCTTGAAAAGATTTTAAATCATAAAATAAAACCTGTAATACAAAAAAACATTCATTCTTTAAAATATGCTCCAAAAATATCTACTAGAGATTGTAGAATACAATGGGAAGATCCTTCTATTGAATCTATTTATAATAAAATAAGAGGGTTAATTCCTTATCCTTCTGCATGGACATTATTATTTTTTAACAAAAAAAAATTTGTTAGATTTAAAATTTTTATGATCAAAAAAACATGTGAAATTCATTATCTACCAGTTGGTACTATATTGATTTTATCAAATGAAATGAAAATTTCCGTTAAGGGTGGTTTTATATCTATTCTTGAAGGACAAATAGAAGGAAAGAAAAAAATGAATATTAAAAACTTAATTAATGGTTTAAAAATTAGAAAAAATCTTTTTGTACGATAGATAAAAAAAGGGGAGTATTAGATGATAGTTATTTATATTCTTATATTCTTTATTTTTTTATATTTGCTTCATTAATTATAAGATTTTTTTATAGTTATTTTATAGATAATTAATTAAAAATTAATATATAAATTCATGAATAAAACAGAATTGGTTAATTCAATAGCTGAAAAAACTGGAATAACAAAAATAAAAGCTAAAAATGTTACAGATGCATTTATTGAAACAGTAATTGAATCTTTAAAAAAAGGAGATAAGGTAACTTTAGTAGGGTTCGGAACCTTTTCTGTTGTAGAAAGAAATCCTAGAAATGGAGTAAATCCTAGAACTGGAAAAAAAATATATATTCCAGGAAAGAAAGTTGCTAAATTCAAAATAGGAGCAGAATTAACAAAGTTGTAAAAAAAAAAAAAAAATAGAATCGATAAAGTTTGTTTACGTGATAGCAAACTTTATCTAGTTCTATTTTTTATCATGGAGATAATCTATATAAAGACCATTTGGTTTCTTTATCTAAACTATAAACAAGTCGATCATGAAGTCTTTTGTTTTGTCCTTGCCAAAACTCCATTTTATATGGTTTAATAATATATCCTCCCCAATAAAAAGGTCGTTTAATCGTTTGATCATAAAAAAAATTATTCCATTTTTTATATTGTTCTAGTAAATATTCTTTTGACGAAATTTTTGAACTTTGTTTCGAAGCCCAACACCCTATTTGATTTTCTTTAGGTCTTTTATGAAAATATTTATCTGATTTTTCTTTTTTCGTTTTATATGTTATTCCCTTAATAATAATTTGTCTTTCTGTATTTTTCCAATAAAAAGAAATACATACTTTTGGCATATATTGAATAGACCTTCCTTTAAAACTATAATAGTTTGTATAAAAAATAAACCCTTCTTTAGAATACTCTTTTAATAAAACTACTCTAGTTTCTGGACATCCATCTTTTCCTATAGTGGAAATAGACATAGCGTTAATTTCTTCATTGTTTTTTTTTGACAAAAATTTTTCTTGTTCAAACCATTCATGAAATAATTGAAAAGGTTCTTTTGGAACTTTAGATTCTAATAAAGAATTACTATGATAGTTTTTTCTATAATTAGTTAAATCAAAAATCATAATATTTTTATTTTTAAGATAAAATTACCACTTACTTAATAAATAAAAATATACTAACTTTATTTTTTCGGAAAAGATGATTTTTTAATTTTTAAAAAGGCGTGATAGCTCAGATGGTTAGAGCGTTGGATTCATAACCCAGAGGTCGGGGGTTCAAATCCCCCTCACGCTATATATACTAAATAATATGTATTTTTTTGTTTTTAGTTATTCTCTATTACAAAAATTACATTCATTATATGAAATCATAAGATACTCAAAATTGGATATTCTTACATTAGAAATTATAAATAATAATCAATTAAAAATTACGGGATCATATGATTCATATAATAATATAATAAAGACATATGTAAAAATACATGTAAAAAAAAATACCCAAAAAAAAATAGTTATTTCTATTAAATTTATGATGGATATTCTAAGTACATTTCCAAATGAAATGCTTTCTATAGAGAAAAAAAATAATGTACTTAATATTTATTCAAAACAAGGAATTTATTCAATTCCTATTTTGATTCAAAAAAATCTATTATCGAAAAATAGATTTATGTATGGTAATAATAATACTTCTTCTTTTATAAGAATTACTTTATTTTCAAATATACTTTCAAAAATATTAAATAAAACCTTATTTTCGGTTGAAGATGGATATGATTATGATAACAATATTATAAATGGAGTGTATTTTAAATTTTTACCTAATAGAGCATATTTTGTTGCTACAGATAATTTTCGTTTGGTAAAATATACCATCAAACACATTCTTAAATTAGATAAAAATATAGAGTTTATTATCCCAAAAAAATCTCTTGAAATAGTTAAAAGAATTTTGATCATCGAAAAGAAATGCAATGTGATTATTGAATATCATAAAGTAAATATCATTTTTCGATTTGAACATCATACTTTTTCATGTAAATTAATCCGTGAACAATATCCAGATTATAATTCTTTTATTCCCAATTATAATGGAGATATAGCTTTTGTAATTAATAGACTTTTATTATTAAATACTATTAAAAGAATTTTACTTTTTTCTAATAAAAAAAATTTTTTTATTCATTTTCAATGGAATCATAATAAATTAAAAATTTATGAACAAAATTCGATTAATAATCATTATTTTGATTCAAAAATTCAATGTAATCCTATTTTTTATGATGGAAAAAAAATAGAAAATATTCAAATGGATTTTCATTCTCAATTCTTAATTGAAACTTTATTATCTATAAACGAAAAATTTATTCTTTTTGAACTATATTATTCAAATAAAATAGGTATTTTAAAACCTTTTTATAAAAAAAAAAAAGAAGAATCAATTTTTATATTAATTATGTCTACAATCATAATATGTTAATATCATACAATTGGCTTAAAGAATATATTTATATGGAAATAAATGTGGAAGAAGTAACCGATATATTGAGTGATATTGGATTACCGGTGAAAAGTATAAAAAAAATATTTCATAAAACAAAAAAAGAAGATTATGTTCTAGATGTGGAAATGACACCTAACCGTAAAGATGCTATGAGTCATTATGGAATTGCACGTGATTTATACGTAGTTTTAAAATTTCGTGGTAAAAAAGTTTATTTACAAAAACCTCCAATAATAGAAAATAATTCAAAAAATTATTATCATAATAACGAATATCAGATTAATATATTAGAAAATAAAAAATGTATAAGATATTCTGGAATATCTATTTGTAAAATAAAAATAGAAGCTTCTCCTAATTGGTTAGTTGATAGATTAAAATCTATAGGAATAAAATCAACAAATAATATCATAGATATTATTAAGTTTGTTACCCATGAACTGGGTCAACCTATTCATGTTTTTGATATGGATCAAATAGAAGAAAATAAGATTATAATAAAAAATGCAGAAAAAAATATAGAAATCCAATCTTCAGATCATATTATAAGAAAATTTGATAAAGAAGATTTAATGATCTATGATCTTGAAAAGCCATTATCTATAGCTGGAATTATTAATAATATTATTTCTAGCATTCATATCAATACAAAAAACATTTTTTTAGGAAGTGCATGTTTTGATCCTTTTATTATCCGTATTATTGGAAACAAATACTTGATTCAAACAGAAGAAAAATATCTTATGGAAAGAGGAATGGATCCTACTCAAACCGTATACGCTTTACAAAGAGCCGCTTTTCTTATCAATAAAATCACTAATAAAAGAAGAAAAATATATTCTTCTAATATTATTGATGTTTATCCGAATCCTATCTACCCTCCTATAATTAAACTTCGTTACAAAAAAATTATAAATATTATTGGAAAAAAAATTTCTCAAAAAAAAATTAAAAATATTTTATCACTACTGGAAATTTCTATTCATTCGGAAAACAGAAAATATTTATGTGTGATTGTTCCTCTTTATCGAATAGATGTTAAAAGAGAAATCGATTTAATTGAAGAAATATTACGTATTTATAATATTAATAAAATTGATAAAATATCTGAACAAGTAAAAATATCTCCACTCCCTTATTTTTTTTATAAAACAGAACAT
Coding sequences within:
- the pheT gene encoding phenylalanine--tRNA ligase subunit beta, which translates into the protein MEINVEEVTDILSDIGLPVKSIKKIFHKTKKEDYVLDVEMTPNRKDAMSHYGIARDLYVVLKFRGKKVYLQKPPIIENNSKNYYHNNEYQINILENKKCIRYSGISICKIKIEASPNWLVDRLKSIGIKSTNNIIDIIKFVTHELGQPIHVFDMDQIEENKIIIKNAEKNIEIQSSDHIIRKFDKEDLMIYDLEKPLSIAGIINNIISSIHINTKNIFLGSACFDPFIIRIIGNKYLIQTEEKYLMERGMDPTQTVYALQRAAFLINKITNKRRKIYSSNIIDVYPNPIYPPIIKLRYKKIINIIGKKISQKKIKNILSLLEISIHSENRKYLCVIVPLYRIDVKREIDLIEEILRIYNINKIDKISEQVKISPLPYFFYKTEHKIKKILFEQLINYGFQEIISYTIRNKDQFSFLLNSFYQREEIKILNPINQNYKFMRSSLLFGILDCIKYNYNRKNTNVKLFEIGKIYYKENNKFLEKTYLGIAIGMTKEKKIVESTNSYFFYLKGIIEQIFQKSGIYNYTQQVCYLHPLLENSISILYNNKILVELGKLKNNFLKKKEIFYAEIDWKYLISIIKNKKIIYVPFSKYPTSRRDLSLLVDKSISFERINQLLIKEKKNHMIKKIKIYDYYKGKNIPISKISYTVSFFFESKKETLSDKIINHSMKKIESFLTKKLKAKVRDSLIQ
- a CDS encoding DNA polymerase III subunit beta yields the protein MYFFVFSYSLLQKLHSLYEIIRYSKLDILTLEIINNNQLKITGSYDSYNNIIKTYVKIHVKKNTQKKIVISIKFMMDILSTFPNEMLSIEKKNNVLNIYSKQGIYSIPILIQKNLLSKNRFMYGNNNTSSFIRITLFSNILSKILNKTLFSVEDGYDYDNNIINGVYFKFLPNRAYFVATDNFRLVKYTIKHILKLDKNIEFIIPKKSLEIVKRILIIEKKCNVIIEYHKVNIIFRFEHHTFSCKLIREQYPDYNSFIPNYNGDIAFVINRLLLLNTIKRILLFSNKKNFFIHFQWNHNKLKIYEQNSINNHYFDSKIQCNPIFYDGKKIENIQMDFHSQFLIETLLSINEKFILFELYYSNKIGILKPFYKKKKEESIFILIMSTIIIC
- the fmt gene encoding methionyl-tRNA formyltransferase gives rise to the protein MKKFPKIVFIGSSLFSLSSLKELHIQQYNIVGIVTNPDNPKGKNFSPVKRYALEQNIPFLQPKNLLDHSFFKNLKIWNPDIQIVVSFRILPKKIWSYPKMGSFNLHPSILPQYRGAAPINWVIINGENKTGLTTFFIEEEIDEGKILLQKQITIGKEETAGELENKLKKISGSIVIKTLEKILNHKIKPVIQKNIHSLKYAPKISTRDCRIQWEDPSIESIYNKIRGLIPYPSAWTLLFFNKKKFVRFKIFMIKKTCEIHYLPVGTILILSNEMKISVKGGFISILEGQIEGKKKMNIKNLINGLKIRKNLFVR
- a CDS encoding HU family DNA-binding protein, producing MNKTELVNSIAEKTGITKIKAKNVTDAFIETVIESLKKGDKVTLVGFGTFSVVERNPRNGVNPRTGKKIYIPGKKVAKFKIGAELTKL
- the pdxH gene encoding pyridoxamine 5'-phosphate oxidase, giving the protein MIFDLTNYRKNYHSNSLLESKVPKEPFQLFHEWFEQEKFLSKKNNEEINAMSISTIGKDGCPETRVVLLKEYSKEGFIFYTNYYSFKGRSIQYMPKVCISFYWKNTERQIIIKGITYKTKKEKSDKYFHKRPKENQIGCWASKQSSKISSKEYLLEQYKKWNNFFYDQTIKRPFYWGGYIIKPYKMEFWQGQNKRLHDRLVYSLDKETKWSLYRLSP
- a CDS encoding DUF2795 domain-containing protein: MYWTLELASHLEDAPWPATKEELIDFAIRTGAPLEVVENLQQLENGEGEVFESIEDIWADYPRDDEDFYWNRDEYEL